Proteins encoded by one window of Microplitis demolitor isolate Queensland-Clemson2020A chromosome 6, iyMicDemo2.1a, whole genome shotgun sequence:
- the LOC103577600 gene encoding PHAF1 protein CG7083, which translates to MLELEVVPERSIGCEQWEFILGMHFSQSVSIIQSQVGIIRGVQVLYSDTNPLEVDLVINLPHDGIRLIFDPVVQRLKIIEIYNMKLVKLKYCGLPFNSPEVLPSIEQIEHSFGATHPGVYDSDKQVFVLNFRGLSFYFPIDSKFQPGYAHGLGSLQFPNGTSPLVAKTAIYVGNMAAGSVGSEEHCLKAPPPPLPLVCYHNNLYLEKAEIIRDKVRTRGLKLHLFTEGNSATRVLLEPKKHNLLKEVWFGDYCEDVLSALGAPSRVFFKAEDKMRIHSPHAHKKDKTRRSDFFYNYFTLGLDVLFDAKTQCVKKFVLHTNYPGHYNFNMYHRCEFTLTLPPENNSNDSGKLIDVSPSPIMITAYTKWDKISEQLKATARPVVLNRASSTNTTNPFGCTFCYGIRDAIIEVMANQHIASVTLYSTA; encoded by the exons atgctgGAACTTGAAGTTGTGCCTGAAAGATCCATTGGTTGTGAGCAGTGGGAATTTATTTTAG gaaTGCATTTTTCTCAATCGGTATCCATAATACAGTCGCAAGTGGGCATTATTCGAGGAGTACAAGTTCTTTATAGTGATACt aatccaTTAGAAGTAGacttagtaataaatttaccaCACGATGGGATACGACTTATATTTGATCCTGTCGTCCAGAGGCTAAagattattgaaatatataatatgaaattaGTGAAACTTAAATATTGTGGATTGCCGTTTAATTCACCTGAAGTGTTGCCGTCTATTGAACAAATTGAACATTCATTTGGTGCAACTCATCCTGGTGTTTATGACAGTGATAAGCAG GTTTTCGTGCTCAATTTTCGCggtttatcattttatttcccAATTGATTCAAAATTCCAACCGGGTTATGCACACGGATTAGGATCTTTACAATTTCCAAATGGGACATCACCGCTGGTTGCTAAAACTGCTATATATGTTGGTAATATGGCTGCTGGATCAGTGGGAAGTGAAGAGCACTGTCTGAAAGCCCCACCACCACCACTGCCattg gtttgttatcataataatttgtatcTAGAAAAAGCAGAAATAATAAGAGATAAAGTACGAACGCGAGGTTTAAAATTACATCTTTTTACGGAAGGAAATTCAGCAACGAGAGTTTTATTGGAACCTAAAAAACACAATCTCTTGAAAGAA gTATGGTTTGGAGATTACTGTGAAGATGTTTTAAGCGCACTTGGAGCACCTTCACgtgtattttttaaagcaGAAGACAAAATGCGAATTCATAGTCCGCATGCACATAAAAAAGACAAGACAAGACGATCTGactttttctataattattttactttaggCTTG gatGTTCTATTTGACGCAAAAACAcaatgtgttaaaaaatttgtattacaTACAAATTATCCAGggcattataattttaatatgtaTCATCGGTGTGAATTTACCCTTACATTACCTCCTGAAAATAATTCCAATGATTCTGGTAAACTTATCGACGTTAGTCCATCTCCAAtaatg aTCACTGCCTACACAAAATGGGATAAAATAAGTGAACAATTAAAAGCAACTGCTCGTCCAGTTGTATTGAATCGTGCGTCTTCTACAAATACGACGAATCCATTTGGTTGTACTTTCTGTTATGGTATACGTGATGCCATAATTGAAGTAATGGCAAATCAACACATAGCCAGTGTAACACTTTATTCAACTGCGTGA
- the LOC103577603 gene encoding uncharacterized protein LOC103577603, with the protein MTKYTALESINKSNFSRLLLASCVVFIMIFLFASLSDLNEKSERETDVLSSTIKTPQKTYMWKKWLEENNIEWVLPIYQQVSSEIWVYRCLGILIHPNALVTAEQCSQPYESYATGVFSWKSDFTVAFLNKNELYKITSIESHLSHRLTKFGYSNEQNIKWIGKDTVPGIVIMSFEHPIDSVRPMDISQSLSLNDIYDANVEQECVHLIFMEDDETSSYTPKKIQEIIMTRSELFGRYNKTYDYLYHSNKNVFVEFNANANFFGTLDKLNLKSYDTQRGLLGSPILCRRNDSYFSHYSLAGLLTSQLHNGWYEYSGIKQEEKWIKEKLSYLK; encoded by the exons aTGACAAAATATACTGCCCTGGAGTCAATAAATAAGtctaatttttcaagattattATTAGCATCGTGTGTAgtatttataatgatttttttatttgcatcaCTTTCtgatttgaatgaaaaaag CGAGAGAGAAACTGATGTACTGTCTTCAACAATCAAAACTCCACAAAAAACTTATATGTGGAAAAAATGGCTGGAAGAGAACAATATTGAATGGGTTTTACCGATATATCAACAAGTTTCATCTGAAATATGGGTTTACCGGTGTTTGGGCATATTGATTCATCCAAACGCACTTGTCACCGCTGAACAATGTTCTCAACC TTACGAATCCTACGCAACTGGAGTTTTCAGCTGGAAGAGCGATTTCACtgttgcatttttaaataaaaatgagttgTATAAAATAACGTCAATTGAAAGCCATCTTTCGCATAGATTGACAAAATTTGGATATA GTAATGAACAGAACATAAAGTGGATCGGTAAAGATACTGTTCCAGGCATTGTCATAATGTCTTTTGAACATCCAATAGATTCTGTGAGGCCAATGGATATTTCGCAATCACTGTCATTGAATGATATTTATGATGCAAACGTTGAACAAGAATGTGTGCATCTAATATTTATGGAAGATGACGAAACCAGTAGTTATACACCCAAAAAAATTCAGGAAATAATCATGACTCGTTCTGAGCTGTTTGGTAGATACAATAAGACATACGATTACTTGTATCATTCAAACAAAAATGTATTCGTTGAATTTAATGCCAATGCAAATTTCTTCGGTACTCTTGACAAATTGAATCTCAAATCATAT gatACACAACGAGGTTTATTGGGCAGTCCTATATTATGCCGACGAAATGATAGTTACTTCTCACATTACTCGCTAGCTGGATTATTGACAAGTCAATTGCATAATGGTTGGTATGAATATTCAGGGATAAAGCAAGAAGAAAAGTGGATAAAAGAGAAATTgtcttatttaaaataa
- the LOC103577601 gene encoding peptidyl-prolyl cis-trans isomerase-like 1: protein MALTNISGIPDKHWQPPFVFVETTMGEIGIELYWKHAPNTCRNFAELVRRGYYNGTKFHRVIRDFMIQGGDPTGTGKGGVSIYGECFDDEIHDDLKHTGAGILSMANSGPNTNGSQFFITLAPTQWLDGKHAIFGRVHSGMAIVKRIGLVETDKNDRPIDDVKIVKGSVRNS from the exons atggccttaacaaatatttctggTATTCCTGACAAACATTGGCAACCACCTTTCGTCTTTGTAGAAACAAc catGGGCGAAATCGGTATTGAATTATATTGGAAACACGCGCCAAATACTTGTAGAAATTTTGCAGAACTTGTAAGAAGGGGATATTATAATGGAACTAAATTTCATCGGGTTATTAGAGATTTTATGATACAAGGAGGTGATCCTACGGGAACTGGAAAAGGCGGAGTGTCAATTTATGGAGAGTGTTTTGATGACGAGATTcatgatgatttaaaacatacag gtGCAGGAATACTTTCAATGGCTAATTCTGGTCCCAATACTAATGGATCACAATTTTTCATAACGTTAGCGCCGACTCAATGGCTTGATGGCAAGCATGCAATCTTTG GAAGGGTACATTCGGGCATGGCGATAGTTAAGCGAATAGGCCTCGTAGAAACTGATAAAAACGATCGACCAATCGATGATGTGAAAATTGTCAAAGGCTCAGTGAgaaattcttaa
- the LOC103577604 gene encoding uncharacterized protein LOC103577604: MIFYPIFYLFSSAYNLSILLEYSQFKYYKNDNFHIQILLTICVISYNMGAFSAVMKDYKRSRTHPLVADYMYIIRSLGRSSTDKLDGYLFSKDLSDKIFLLITFLSGVFSLTSIINPFWDVSVYFNLYIVITYTQALIFTTKKLLRLADEIEKIDRKIDKMKSTRPDKKQACEESITSTVNELNAVNIKICKHWNATADIYENSLLIASMHLITKLSLFATYTIKAYYTRGRCSGKANLELLDFFLLISFFICRAIYFHIVEDQIHSIKNTVDEILEKKVNKSARIGEALQEFLHTHKTIYSIPDVPVDFYQRIRAVFFTREENVNQSPIDTNIAKDISLLTLNLFIVIMTTKILLNLPSLHANDLCNLYDLPNTYIHKAAWFFLLLFVKCNVLEKFCDRLCNNYVFEVSTYLLIVFIFHANSFYNL, translated from the exons atgatcTTCTATCCGATATTCTATTTATTCAGTAGCGCCTATAATCTCTCCATACTGCTCGAATATTCTCAATTCAAATACTATAAAAATGACAACTTTCATATACAAATACTATTAACGATCTGTGTGATATCATATAACATGGGTGCTTTCTCTGCAGTGATGAAGGATTATAAGAGAAGCAGAACTCATCCTCTTGTAGCAGACTACATGTACATCATAAGAAGTTTAGGAAGATCTTCGACTGATAAACTCGAcggatatttattttccaaggATTTGAGTGACAAAATATTTCTGttgattacatttttatcTGGAGTATTCAGTTTAACATCGATTATAAATCCATTCTGGGATGTATCGGTTTACTTTAATTTGTATATTGTGATAACATATACACAAGCTTTAATctttactacaaaaaaattactaagatTAGCAGACGAAATCGAAAAGATTGATCgcaaaattgataaaatgaaGTCAACTAGACCAGATAAAAAACAAGCTTGTGAAGAATCAATCACCTCCACTGTTAATGAGCTCAATGCAGtcaacataaaaatatgtaagcaTTGGAATGCAACTGCGGACATTTACGAAAATTCACTTTTAATAGCATCCATGCATTTGATAACAAAACTGTCATTATTTGCAACTTACACAATCAAAGCATACTATACTCGAGGTAGATGCAGTGGTAAAGCTAACCTAGAACTCCTAGATTTTTTCCTATTAATAAGCTTCTTTATTTGTCGtgcaatttattttcacattgTAGAAGATCAG atCCATAGCATTAAAAACACTGTAGACGagatattggaaaaaaaagtgaacAAGAGTGCCCGAATTGGAGAAGCT TTACAGGAATTCTTACACACGCATAAAACCATATATTCTATACCTGATGTTCCTGTAGACTTTTATCAACGAATACGTGCAGTCTTCTTTACCCGCGAAGAAAATGTTAATCAATCTCCGATTGATACCAACATTGCGAAGGATATCTCTCTTCTAACATTa aatttgtttattgttattatgacTACCAAAATTCTTCTTAACCTGCCAAGTTTACATGCTAATGACCTATGCAACCTTTACGATTTACCAAACACCTACATACATAAAGCTGCGTGGTTCTTCTTACTGTTGTTTGTGAAATGCAACGTGTTAGAGAAATTTTGTGATAGACTTTGTAACAATTATGTGTTTGAAGTATCTACTTATCTTCTTatagttttcatttttcatgccaatagtttttataatttgtaa